The Mustelus asterias chromosome 30, sMusAst1.hap1.1, whole genome shotgun sequence DNA segment GTGGATCAGTCGTTGAAAGTAAGTGCGTaggtacagtaggcagtaaagaaggcaaatgatatgtaggccttcatagcaagaggatttgagtattgggatagggatgttttgctgcagttgtatagggcgttggtgaggccacacctggagtattgtgtacagttttggtgtccttatctgaggaaggatgtccttgttatagagggagtgcagcgaaggtttaccaggctgattcctgggatggcaagtctgtcatatgaggagaaactaaattggttaagattatattcactggagtttggaagagagagaggggatctcatagaaacttataaaattgtaacagggttagacagggtagatacagaaagaatgttcccaatggtggggggagtccagaactcggggtcatagtttgaggataaggggtaaaccttttagaactgaggtgaggagaaatttcttcacccagagggtggtgaatgtgtggaattcactaccacagaaagtagttaaggccacAGAATATAGATCAAGGGAATGGGGGAACGggagtggggtgggcgggggggattaggatattgaatttgatgatcatccatgaccataatgaatggcggagcaagctcgaagggctgaatgacctacccccacttctagattctatgtttcagtgagagAAGTTGCCTGAAGCGGTGGCAAAGAAtttggttacacttcagccccaggctcctcatgtttacatagaaacatactagAAAATAGAAgtggggagtaggccattcggcccttcgagcctgctccgccgttcattatggtcatcaaattcaatatcgtaatcccacctccccctcacccccaccccccgtatcTCTTGATCCCCAAGAAATGTATCTAATTCCTTATTGAAATCAGACTCTACTTCtacttttgaggaagggagttccaaagattcaagactctctgagtgaaaaaaaatctcctcatctctgtcttcaatgggcaacacttttttatgatgtggagatgccggcgttggactggggtgaacagggtaagaagtctcacaacaccaggttaaagtccaacaggtttatttggtagcaaataccattagctttcggagcgctgctccttcgtcagatggagtggaaatgtgctctcaaacagggcacagagacacaaaatcaagttacagaatactgattagaatgcgaatccctacagccagccaggtcttaaagatacagacaatgtgggtggagggagcattaagcacaggttcaagagatgtgtattgtctccagacaggacagcctgcaagtccaggaagcaagctgtgggggttactgataatgtgacataaatccaacattccggtttaggccgtcctcatgtgtgtggaacttggctatcagtttctgctcagcgactctgcgctgtcgtgtgtcgtgaaggccgccttggagaacgcttacctgaagatccgaggctgaatgcccgtgactgctgtgcactgtttgagagcagatttccactccatctgacgaaggagcagcgctccgaaagcttatggtatttgctaccaaataaacctgttggactttaacctggtgttgttacaacacttttttaaacagtgaccccgagattctcccataagagtaaacatcctctccacatccaagacctttcagaatcttgaaggtttaaattaagttgcctcttactcttttaaactcgagCAGAAGCTAAACTTGAGCAGAGACAGTCTCTGGTGTTATTATATGGGACAGATTTACTTCTGGTCCTGtaataaatgcatttattattTCCAGTCTTGTAATATAgtcctgtagctacgttatatatttccagtcatagagtcattccagcacagaaagagtccattGGATAACTCGAGTCCATACCGACTCTCACAGTAATTTCATAGTTTGtcatgattttcacagtgacttcattgcagtgttaatgtcagcatccttgtgacactaattaataaattatcaaaaataaactataaactgtCTGTCGAGCAATTCTGTCCGTCTGGAGTGGGTCCCATTCTGTAACCCTGCAGCACACATCCAATCTCATTTAGAAAttattgatcatctctgcttgaCTACCCCCACAGGCAGCAAGTTCAAGATCATCATCAATCGCAACCCCCTGTATCTTCACCAACTGGAGCCATCCTAtccattaaatatatttttagttcaatcatagcagagatatttgtatcatcgatagtcacaggtgaggtgcctgaagattggagggtggcaaatgttgtgcctttgtttaaaaagtgctgcagggaaaagcctgggaactataggccggtgagcctcacatctatggtgggtaagttgttggaaggtattttgagagacaggatctacaggcatttagagatgcaagtactgattagggacagtcagcatggctttgtgagtggtgaagaaggcattcggcatgcttgatttcagtggtcagaacattgaatacaggagttgggacgtcttgttgaagctggacaagacattggtaaggccacacttggaatgctgtgtacagttctggtcaccctattatagaaatgatattattaaactagaaagagtgcagaaaagaattattaggatgctaccgggacttgatggtttgagttataaggctggatagactgggacttttttgtctggagcataggaggctgaggggtgatcttatagaggtctataaaataatgaggggcacagatcagctcgatagtcaatatcttttcccaaagtaggggagtctaaaactagagggcataagtttaaggtgagaggggcaattttttcacacagagggtgatgagtgtctggaacaagctgccagagatagtagtggaggcgggtacaattttgacttttaaaaagcatttagacagttacatgggtaagatgggtttagagggatatgggccaaatgcgggcaattgggactagcttaagggtttaagaaaaaaggcggcatggacaaattgggccgaagggcctgtttccatgctgtaaacctctgtgactctatagagactgtctggcagcctgcatggagatttccagctctctgtgtccaggacaggaagcagtgagcatggacctgtcaatcagcctcaatcagcaccttcaggagaattgggagggtgaatattagatacagcagagtgagaatggagggagagtgtgtgggatggagattcacagcttttggggaatgagagaggaaagaatgttccatagaaactagaattgtctgttctgaatttctatcctgtattgactgtgatgacttttgtaaattgtttttacaggctatcagaaggtgaggatttacagacagaaatcttaaACCAAACATCAtgtcaacatctgacagagtcactcaattcaacgggacctgaatatcatcggcctttgaatcgagaaggagaaatgtttttctgttctgtctgcttcaggagattttaaatatcagtgtgactggaaaagcaccgaatctcacaaacaccagggagagagtgttccagtgcactgcatGTGGAAAACACTTCAGttgcacagcctgaaaaaacatcgcagcattcacagcggggagagactgtacccgtgttctgtgtatgGATGAGGGTTCAACTGATTGTccgacctggagagtcacaaggacacctgcaccatggagaaacggtggaaatgtggggactgtgggaagggatttagataCCCTTCTCACCTGGAAACCCAtcgacgcagccacactggggagagaccgttcacctgttctcagtgtgggaatggattcagtcGATTATCCACTCTGCAGACACATCAGAGAGTTCACAAtgaggaaaggccattcatctgctttcattgtgggaagagattcactcagtcatccgccctgcagacacaccagcgagttcacaatgaggagagaccattcatctgctctcagtgtgggaaaggattcactcagtcatccagcctgcagacacaccagcgagttcacactagggagaggccgttcacctgctctcaatgcgggaatgggttcactcagttatcccatctgAAGACACACCAAcggtttcacactggggagagaccattcacctgccctcagtgcaagaagggatttgctcagttatctactcttcagacacaccagcgagttcacaccaaggagagaccattctcctgctctcagtgtgggaaaggattcactcagttatccaacctgcggagacaccagcgaattcacaagtgattccaggagttggattctgctgttattgtttctgctctcaattacatccaggactgcattttgttcattctcacagttggtcactgGGGAGAATTGGAGGctctctttctgctggactggccggtctcaccactttgcctccagtgggctgataatCTTTTAACCTTGTTTTGAATATCTGGCTTTGGATttctcaaggatcacagagtgaaaggGTGTTTGGAAGTTCAAAGATATTTTGTTCACAATACTATTTGGAAGGCGCACAAAGCATGCAGAGGGAGTAGTGAGCCTGCGGAACTGAAAGAGATTAGTATTAGTGAAAAAGTAgcactgggaaaatgaatggggttggaagtgaataaatccccaaaaagctgctgatctacatcccagagtgttggaagaggtggctgtggagatagtggatacattggtggtcatctttccaaattctatagattccacaggaccaggctgaggagaaggcagttggtgtgttcactacatttatttatttattttaagttaaatttgtgtaaaaaaatcggaggttttttttaaaacaggaagtgggcccagcaggagtctgggaaggtttttggagggtttaaaagtaggccgcacttttgagcgggcagcgtcgttagcgggcagcagagtgagcaggaggcagagtgaatgctgtagggctttggctcacagggcttaggcagaaagggcgagcaggggtgagttaattcattttttgctgtttctacctggtactggcaaggtatctagaggggatgggtgtgaaggcagtgcaatgttcctcttgcactatgttcgaggtgagggacgacgtcagtgtccctgttgattatacctgtgagaagtgcatccatctgcagctcctccaaaaccgtgtaagggaactggagctggagttggaggaacttaggatcattagggatgcagagatggccatagacagaagcttcagggatacagttactccgaggaatgaaaatagatgggtgacggtgagaggggctgggaagaagcagtcggtgcagggatcccctgtggtcgttccccttagcaagaagtattccgctttggatacggttgagggggacgacataccagtggtgagccgcagtgagaggatctccggcactgagtccgtccctgtggctcaggagggtaaggaggagagcgggagggcaatagttattggggactcattagttagagggatagataggaggttctgtggcagcaaaagagactcgaggatggtttgttgcctagcggatggcagggtccgtgacgtctcggaccgtgttttccggattcttaagggggaggggaaacagtcacaagtcgtggtacacattggtaccaacgacataggtaagagaagggacggggatttaaaacaggaatttcgggagctgggctggaagctgagagcaaagacaaaacatgtggtcatctctggtacgctaccggtgccacgtgatagcgagttgaggaacagggagagagtgcagttaaacatgtggttgcagggatggtgcaggagggagggtttcagatacgtggataattggaacacgttctggggaaggtgggacctctacaaacaggacggggtgcacctgagccagaggggcaccaatatcctgggagggaaatttgctacggctcttcagggggatttaaactaatttgtcaggggagtgggaaaaggagttgtagtccggaagtcagtgttgagggtggtgagatattggggaaggtatcaaggtcaagggtgggtaccggtagacaggaagatgggttgaagtgtgtctacttcaatgcaaggagcatccagaacaaggtggatgaacttggggcgtggattgctacttgggactacgatgttgtggccattacggagacatgggtagaacaaggacaggaatggttgttggacgttccggggtatagatgtttcagtaagtgtagggaagctggtaaaagaggtggaggagtagcattgttaatcaaggatagtttaacggctgcggaaaagcactttgagggggatatgcacactgaggtaatatgggctgcagttagaaacaggaaaggagcggtcacgttgctaggagtttactataggcccccaaatagtaatagagatgtggaggaagaaattgcaaagcagattatggatgcgtgtgggggtcacagggtagttgtcatgggggactttaactttccaaatattgattggaacctttgtaggtcaaatagtttggatggggcactttttgtgcagtgtgtgcaggagggtttcctgacacaatatgtggataggccgacaaggggtgaggccacattggatttggtactgggaaatgaaccgggccaagtgttagatttggttgtgggagagaactttggagatagtgaccacaattcggtgtcttttgttattgcaatggagagggatagggccggacggcagggcaaggcttacaattgggggagaggtaattatgatgcgattaggcaagaattagggggcataagatgggaacagaaactgtcagggaaaggcactgatgaaaagtggaactttttcaaggaacaaatactgggtgtccttgataggtatgtccctgtcaggcagggaggaaatggccaagtgagggaaccgtggttcacaaaagaggtggaatgtcttgtgaaaaggaagagggaagcttatgtagggatgaggaaacaaggttcagatggctcgattgagggttacaagttagcaaggaatgagctgaaaaaggggctgaggagagctaggaggggacatgagaagtccttggcgggtcggatcaagcaaaaccccaaggctttttactcttatgtgaggaataaaagaatgaccagggtgaggttagggccggtcaaggacagtggtgggaacttgtgtatggaatcagtagagataggcgaggtgatgaatgaatacttttcttcagtgttcaccaaggagaggggccatgtttttcaggaagagaaggtgttacaggctaataggctggaggaaatagatgttcggagggaggatgtattggcagttttgaataaactgaaggtcgataagtcccctgggcctgatgaaatgtatcctaggattctttgggaggcgagggatgagattgcagagcctttggctttgatctttgggtcctcgctgtccacggggatggtgccagaggact contains these protein-coding regions:
- the LOC144480754 gene encoding uncharacterized protein LOC144480754 → MEKRWKCGDCGKGFRYPSHLETHRRSHTGERPFTCSQCGNGFSRLSTLQTHQRVHNEERPFICFHCGKRFTQSSALQTHQRVHNEERPFICSQCGKGFTQSSSLQTHQRVHTRERPFTCSQCGNGFTQLSHLKTHQRFHTGERPFTCPQCKKGFAQLSTLQTHQRVHTKERPFSCSQCGKGFTQLSNLRRHQRIHTEERPFICTECGKGFTQSFNLLGHQRVHTGERPFICTECGKGFRDSSTLQKYQRVHTGERPFTCFDYGKRFRDSSTQQKQVTVRYDDKSKS